A single Nycticebus coucang isolate mNycCou1 chromosome 16, mNycCou1.pri, whole genome shotgun sequence DNA region contains:
- the LOC128567537 gene encoding keratin-associated protein 10-4-like yields MSVHVCPVCLHQPCLSMSALSVCISPVCPCLPCLSMSALSVCISPVCPRLPCLSASALSVHVCPVCLHQPCLSTSALSVCISPVCPRLPCLSASALSVHVCPVCLHQPCLSTSALSVCISPVCPRLPCLSASALSVHVCPVCLHQPCLSTSALSVCISPVCPCLPCLSMSALSVYVCPVCLHQPCLSTSALSVHVCPVCLCQPCLSASTLSVRVNPVCVNPVCLCQSFLSMSALSIYISPVCPCLPCLSTSALSVHVCPVCLRQPCLSMSALSVCVSPVHLCQPCLSMSALSVCVSPVCQCLPCLSASALSVHVCPVCLRQPCLSMSALSVCISPVCLRQSCLSMSALSVCVSPVCPCLPCLSASALSVNVCPVCLHQPCLSMSALSVYVSPVCPCLPCLCTSALSVCVSPVCPCLPCLSASALSMFALSVYVNPVCVNPVCLRQPCPCLPCLRQPCLSASTLSASALSVHVCPVYVNPVCLRQPCPCLPCLSTSTLSVYVNPVCVNPVCPCLPSLSMSALSVYINPVCLRQPCVRQHCLSMSALSVYVNPVCWLSFPLSVRRSVSSP; encoded by the exons ATGTCTGTCCATGTCTGCCCTGTCTGTCTGCATCAGCCCTGTCTGTCCATGTCTGCCCTGTCTGTCTGCATTAGCCCTGTCTGTCCATGTCTGCCCTGTCTGTCCATGTCTGCCCTGTCTGTCTGCATCAGCCCTGTCTGTCCACGTCTGCCCTGTCTGTCTGCATCAGCCCTGTCTGTCCACGTCTGCCCTGTCTGTCTGCATCAGCCCTGTCTGTCCACGTCTGCCCTGTCTGTCTGCATCAGCCCTGTCTGTCCACGTCTGCCCTGTCTGTCTGCATCAGCCCTGTCTGTCCACGTCTGCCCTGTCTGTCTGCATCAGCCCTGTCTGTCCACGTCTGCCCTGTCTGTCTGCATCAGCCCTGTCTGTCCACGTCTGCCCTGTCTGTCTGCATCAGCCCTGTCTGTCCACGTCTGCCCTGTCTGTCTGCATCAGCCCTGTCTGTCCACGTCTGCCCTGTCTGTCTGCATCAGCCCTGTCTGTCCATGTCTGCCCTGTCTGTCTATGTCTGCCCTGTCTGTCTATGTCTGCCCTGTCTGTCTGCATCAGCCCTGTCTGTCCACGTCTGCCCTGTCTGTCCATGTCTGCCCTGTCTGTCTATGTCAACCCTGTCTATCTGCGTCAACCCTATCTGTCCGCGTCAACCCTGTCTGTGTCAACCCTGTCTGTCTATGTCAGTCCTTTCTGTCCATGTCTGCCCTGTCTATCTACATCAGCCCTGTCTGTCCATGTCTGCCCTGTCTGTCTACGTCAGCCCTGTCTGTCCATGTCTGCCCTGTCTGTCTGCGTCAGCCCTGTCTGTCCATGTCTGCCCTGTCTGTCTGCGTCAGCCCTGTCCATCTGTGTCAGCCCTGTCTGTCAATGTCTGCCCTGTCTGTCTGCGTCAGCCCTGTCTGTCAATGTCTGCCCTGTCTGTCTGCATCAGCCCTGTCTGTCCATGTCTGCCCTGTCTGTCTGCGTCAGCCCTGTCTGTCAATGTCTGCCCTGTCTGTCTGCATCAGCCCTGTCTGTCTGCGTCAGTCCTGTCTGTCCATGTCTGCCCTGTCTGTCTGCGTCAGCCCTGTCTGTCCATGTCTGCCCTGTCTGTCTGCGTCAGCCCTGTCTGTCAATGTCTGCCCTGTCTGTCTGCATCAGCCCTGTCTGTCCATGTCTGCCCTGTCTGTGTACGTCAGCCCTGTCTGTCCATGTCTGCCCTGTCTGTGTACGTCAGCCCTGTCTGTCTGCGTCAGCCCTGTCTGTCCATGTCTGCCCTGTCTGTCTGCGTCAGCCCTGTCCATGTTTGCCCTGTCTGTCTACGTCAACCCTGTCTGTGTCAACCCTGTCTGTCTGCGTCAGCCCTGTCCATGTCTGCCCTGTCTACGTCAACCCTGTCTGTCTGCGTCAACCCTGTCTGCGTCAGCACTGTCTGTCCATGTCTGCCCTGTCTATGTCAACCCTGTCTGTCTGCGTCAGCCCTGTCCATGTTTGCCCTGTCTGTCTACATCAACCCTGTCTGTCTACGTCAACCCTGTCTGTGTCAACCCTGTCTGTCCATGTCTGCCCT CCCTGTCCATGTCTGCCCTGTCTGTCTACATCAACCCTGTCTGTCTGCGTCAACCCTGTGTGCGTCAGCACTGTCTGTCCATGTCTGCCCTGTCTGTCTATGTCAACCCTGTCTGCTGGCTGTCATTCCCACTGTCTGTCAGGAGATCAGTAAGCTCGCCCTGA